The DNA window TTGTGCCTCGACTCCTGGCATCCAGTTCCCTTTATTTGCTTCGATCGCTTTCCCCTCCTGGTAAGAGCTCCTCGCCACGTTCATGGTGTCCCGGCCCGATCGACGCTCCCACTCCCACAAGCTAAACCATCCTCATCGGCATCCAACTAGCACAGCATGGCACATTGCCTGTCCGGCCCGGCTGTTTGGACGGCCACGCCAAACACCTTGAAGAGGCAGCCGTTAGAGAGTGTTGCTTATTATTCTATTGCCCCTACCATAAATGCAGCGAGGGGCGATTAAATGCGCTGTCTTATATTAAGCGCCTCACATGCAGCTGAGCATGCAGAAGCTTctgctctctccctctctctctcactcctCACCACCTCCCGCTCCCATCACTCACCATCCTAATGCGATCTCATCACACGAACACGCACGGCGCAATTAGTGCTCCACGCTATCGCCGCCAGTTGCAGCCTTGCAGTGCACTAATGTATATGTATGCACACATGAATAATCGGTTGTTAATTTTACCCCGGCCCGGCCGGCTCCATCCTAACGAAGCACGCGACGACCCgtctattatatatatatatatatatatatagtagttACAAGTTGCACGTAGAATAAATTTCTCTATATACGTACACACGCTCCAGGCAGCTAGTGTTATATAAGCACCAGCACCTTACTCACTCGTCCCGTCAGATACACCAGTGCAAGCGAGCACTGTATCGTCGTCGTCTTCAGTTTGTTTGCAATGTCGTCGACACCCCAGAGGTACTTATTGCCGTGCACGTTGTTGATCTTCTCCTGCTTCTTGCTTCACGGCGGAagagtggcggcggccgggaagGTGCCCGCGATCATCGTGTTCGGCGACTCGTCCGTGGACACGGGCAACAACAACTTCATCCCGACCATCGCGCGGAGCAACTTCTGGCCGTACGGGCGCGACTACGCCAACGGCCTCCCCACGGGCCGCTTCTCCAACGGCCGCCTCGCCACCGACTTCATATCCGAGGCCTTCGGCCTGCCGCCCTCCATCCCGGCCTACCTCGACACCAACTGCACCATCGACCAGCTCGCCACCGGCGTCTCCttcgcctccgccgccaccggcctcgACAACGCCACCGCCGGCGTCCTCTCGGTGATCACGCTGGGCCAGCAGCTGGCCTACTTCAAGGAGTACACGGACCGCCTCAAGGTCGCCAAGGGCGAGGCGGCGGCCAAGGAGATCATTGGCGAGGCGCTCTACATCTGGAGCATCGGCACCAACGACTTCATCGAGAACTACTACAACCTGCCGGAGCGGCGGATGCAGTACACGGTGGGCGAGTACGAGGCCTACCTGCTGGGGATCGCCGAGGCCGCCATCCGCCGCGTGCACGCGCTTGGCGGACGCAAGATGGACTTCACGGGCCTCACGCCCATGGGCTGCCTCCCCGCCGAGCGGATTGGCAACCGCGACGACCCCGGGGAGTGCAACGAGCAGTACAACGCCGTCGCCAGGACCTTCAACACCAAGCTGCAGGAGCTCGTCGCCAAGCTCAACAGCCAACTCCCGGGGCTGCAGCTCGTCTTCGCCGACACCTACCAGCTCCTCGCTGCCGTCGTCAACAGGCCGGCCGACTACGGTAACCACTGAGCACCGCGCACGACTCCATTAATTCTTTTCTTGCACGATCACAAGATAGCCATGCAATGCTGGCGGTAGCTCGCTGCATTCATGTGGGGTCACTCCTCTCCAATTCTCCATTAAtggtgctctgctctgctctgctctgctcagCTCCGCAGAGAGCTAGAGGCCGTCCGGCATGCGCGCCACATGC is part of the Panicum hallii strain FIL2 chromosome 2, PHallii_v3.1, whole genome shotgun sequence genome and encodes:
- the LOC112882277 gene encoding GDSL esterase/lipase At2g04570-like isoform X1, which gives rise to MSSTPQRYLLPCTLLIFSCFLLHGGRVAAAGKVPAIIVFGDSSVDTGNNNFIPTIARSNFWPYGRDYANGLPTGRFSNGRLATDFISEAFGLPPSIPAYLDTNCTIDQLATGVSFASAATGLDNATAGVLSVITLGQQLAYFKEYTDRLKVAKGEAAAKEIIGEALYIWSIGTNDFIENYYNLPERRMQYTVGEYEAYLLGIAEAAIRRVHALGGRKMDFTGLTPMGCLPAERIGNRDDPGECNEQYNAVARTFNTKLQELVAKLNSQLPGLQLVFADTYQLLAAVVNRPADYGFENAVQGCCGTGLFEAGYFCSFSTSMLCGNANKYVFFDAIHPTEKMYKLLADTVINATLHVFM
- the LOC112882277 gene encoding GDSL esterase/lipase At2g42990-like isoform X2 translates to MSSTPQRYLLPCTLLIFSCFLLHGGRVAAAGKVPAIIVFGDSSVDTGNNNFIPTIARSNFWPYGRDYANGLPTGRFSNGRLATDFISEAFGLPPSIPAYLDTNCTIDQLATGVSFASAATGLDNATAGVLSVITLGQQLAYFKEYTDRLKVAKGEAAAKEIIGEALYIWSIGTNDFIENYYNLPERRMQYTVGEYEAYLLGIAEAAIRRVHALGGRKMDFTGLTPMGCLPAERIGNRDDPGECNEQYNAVARTFNTKLQELVAKLNSQLPGLQLVFADTYQLLAAVVNRPADYAPQRARGRPACAPHAHLLATRRSQRLQNSTVPSTHYYKLLPLLFPSLAHSFS